The sequence GCAAATACATAAATGTGAGATTGGCTGGGGAGTATGGAAGTGGAGATTAAAGTGGCCTCAACTTGAAAAATAAACTAGAATGACAAACGGGAGATACCGAGTGGGACAGCTGAGAACAGCAGTTGTGTTGGAGGCTGTGTCtgtgtgactggtccaaggttaaAACTTACACAGGCTATAAGTGGAGGTCACAAGGCtccattagaacaggggtctccaaccttggtccctttaagatttgtggacttcaactcccagagactctgggagttgaagtccacaagtcttaaagggaccaaggttggagacccctgcactagaacatGGGCTTGCAGATGGAATTGCATTAGAGCACATCTTAATCCTTGATGACACATGTCTCTCCCTTGAATTTCAGAATATGGCGTCTGCGAGAACCTGCGGAAGTTGGAAATCACGGGCGTATCTTGTCGAGATGTGTACGCCAAGCGTAAGTCCTAAGTTTCTgaggttgttgttttgttttcaagtTTACTTTATTGCCactgcacctcgtacaacgaaattaaatgccatcttcagcgtacattatacataaaaaataaaacaatccttcacattctatacaattgaattgaaaacccctgatattgcactcTACTGCACAATATTGCAGTAGAATTCAgtttagttactgctctgggacagaagctgcttttcagcctatttgtccttgtttttattatcctgtgccGTCTGCCAGAtgataatagttcaaaaaaaaaaagggtgcccaggatgagatggatctttaggaatgttttgaactttcttaaggcaggagGAGCTATCAAGCTCTTTtagggaggggagagggcaaccaatgagtgCTATCCTATCTGCCCCGGAGCAGGCGAGCTgcgcacacccataattcaatgcacacacacaccccgtgcatGCGCATGGACCCCCGTGcttccgcttttggcacacgatggcacggtgggcccattaGGCCcaatttttcacccttcccagcctccagaggctttcttggagcctggggagggcaaaaacggccttctctcctccctccaggccctctggaggccgtaaatagcccgtttcccgacttctgaTGGGaatggaaggcccgaaaatcagctggcgcagTGCAGCTGATCTAGGGTGATGGCTTGCgtgtccacagatatggctccatgtgccatctgtggcacgcgtgccgtaggctcaccatcacggatctagaccGTAACtcaccattcagataaaaacccAGCCATACATACTTCAGCTTTGCCGTTTGTTAAGACCATTAAGCACTTTGCCCATCGCCACTGAGGTAGCTAAACTCACCTGAAGGAGGCAGAGCGTTCTAAATTTTGTAGGCCAAAATCGTTTCAGAGGACCTGCGCAAAGAAACTCCCCAGCAGGACCCTAACTTTGAAGTAACCATTGTGACAGATGGCCGTGAGGGGCTAAGTGGCATTTTCACGGGTCCCCTGCTGTGTCTGCTCAGGTATAAACCCGCGAGTGAAGTCGGGACGTTTTATGAAAATTCTTCCTGACTACGAGCACATGGAATACAGGGATGTTTACACCTGCCGTATGTACCTTCCACTGACCAATGGTTTCTGTGCCGTGAACGCATGGCGTGTGCTTGCCTAACCATGTCATTAGCAAAAGTTAATCATTAAAACCCTGGCCCTTGTTCAGGGACCGAGAACATCAGAAGCCCTGCGGTGGATtctaccggggggggggggtggtagAGAGGCAGTTCTAAAACCATTGCTCTAGAACAgcttttcccaaccttggcacctctaagacgtgtggactttaactcctagaattccccagccagctatcttGAAATCTGAGCAAGGGAGGgtctgcagggggttggactagaagacctctaaggtcccttccaactgttctgttctgttctgttcgggACAAAGTAAGCAGAATGCTGTCCCTCCCAAGCTTCGTGCTTAGTTTTGCTACGGAGGAATTCCTTTTCCTTCATATCTGATTGCTTGTTCTCTCTTTCCCTAGTGCTTCACCGGTACCGGCATATCTTAGGTCTCTGGCAACCAGACATTGGACCCTATGGGGGTCTCCTAAATGTGGTGGTAAGTCCAGAAGCCTCCGCGATACGGAGCCACTTGTGCTGTGTGaactctgcttttcttttctgctCTGCTTTTCTCTGGGTAtaagattcttttttctttctcttgtccTGGAAGGAATTCATGGTTTGGCCAAGGCTGAAGCATGAAGTGGACATCCTCcaatccatcagaatagagctggaagggaccttggggggtgggggggggcagagtcttctaatccaaccccctgctcaaataggagaccctGTAGCATTTTCAGACAGGTGGTCGTCCACCCTTTTCTTAAAAGCGGCTGGCTCGACTCTCTGCTGAAGTGGTGGAAGGCAGTTTCCCTGTATGGCTCCTGGTTCCCCGTCTTCATTTCTGCTTCCAACTTCGGGAGGTTTCCACTTCATTAGctcgaggctctctggaggcatttttttttggcGGCACAAACGCTCTCCGGAGCTTAAACGCTTGGGAGGGTTTTGAGGGGGATGAGCTGGGAAGGAAGGAGTCTCATTTTGCAGGGAGGACCGATTAGACGAAAGCCATTAAAAACTGGGGAACTGGACTGCAGGGAGCTGAGCAGGAAGGCAGGGATCCAGCCGAAGTGGTAGCTAGGCTGGGATATAGGCCTTGGGGCAAAGCTACCAGCccaatggggaggggagggagacccTTCCCTATTGTCAGCCTTCCCAGgtagacgagagagagagagagagagagagagagagagagagagagagagagagagagagagggatcagACTTTTCTGCTGAAGGTGAAGCCCCTTCTGCTTTATCGTAAGGCTACATTTACAGAACCTGGAGAGTTTGAAAGTACAAACCTCCCCCGTTTTCTTTCTAGTCTTGAGAAATTAAGGAGGGTCCCTTCTGTCTGAGCCCCTTCCTCTCCGCCCGTTTATGCAGCTGGAGGCTGTAACTGCCCTGGCCTAACCGGATCTGcaggcagcatctcttcacccCACCCCTCAAGGTCTCTCTCACCCGCCCCTTTTGCTCTTGGCAGGTTGACGGCCTCTTCATCATCGGTTGGATGTACTTGACCCCCCACGACCCTCACGTGGACGGCCCCATGCGATTCAAGCCCCTCTTCAGGGTTCACCTCATGGAGAGGCGGAGCGCCACGGTCGAGTGCATGTACGGGCACAAGGGACCCCACAGTGGGCATATCCAGGTGAGGCCTCTCCCCggctctcttctccctctcccacggaaggaaggaaggaaaactgcaCCGTCCCCACGACCTCTGTTCAGATGCTTAGTCCAGGCAGGGGCTTCATTTCCAGACTCTTGGGCTTCGGGCTTCTGACTTCTAACCTCCCTTTTCCAAAAACGGACAGATTGTGAAGAAGGACGAGTTTTCCACCAAGTGCAACCAGACAGATCACCACCGTATGTCAGGAGGGAGACAAGAGGTGAGCTGggccttccctctccccccccaaatAAAGCCTCCAAATTTGGCATCctccaaatcaggggtctccaacctcggtccctttaagacttgtggacttcagctttgctggctgagggactctgggagttgaagtccacaagtcttaaagggaccgaggttggagacccctgctccaaataaTGGTGGCTTTACTGACCCAACCTCCAGCTGGTTTCCTGAACGACTCCCTAAGTGGCGGTCTTAGTGGGAGCGCGAACAGGATCAGAGGGACTTACGTCCAACCTGCGAGTCTCACCTTCTCccgcccctcccccctggctgttTCTGCAGGAGTTCCGGACGTGGCTACGAGAAGAATGGGGTCGGACGCTGGAGGACATTTTCCATGAACACATGCAGGAGCTCATTCTGATGAAGTTCATCTACACCAGTCAATACGAGTAGGTGGAAAGGGGGGGGGCAGTCTGGTTTCCTCCCTCAAAGAGCCTtggcggcgcagtggttagaatgtggtactgcagggctaactcactgctcaccacctggagttcgattctgagcggctcaaggtcGGCTCAGCCTCctgtctttctgaggtgggtaaattgtagacccagatagttgggggcaagaggctgtaaatcgcttagggagggccgtaaagcactgtgaagagatatatcagtctaaggcaggggtctccaaccttggtccctttaagacttgtggacttcaattcggctgagggactctgggagttgaagtccacaagtcttaaagggaccaaggttggagacccctgttctaaagctttgctggctgagggactctgggagttgaagtccacaagtcttaaagggaccaaggttggagacccctgttctaaagctttgctggctgaggggctctgggagttgaagtccacaagtcttaaagggaccaaggttggagacccctgttctaaagctttgctggctgaggggctctgggagttgaagtccacaagtcttaaagggaccaaggttggagacccctgttctaaagctttgctggctgagggactctgggagttgaagtccacaagtcttaaagggaccaaggttggagacccctgttctaaagctttgctggctgagggactctgggagttgaagtccacaagtcttaaagggaccaaggttagagacccctggtctaagggctattgctattgctaatcacAGCCAAGGGACGAATTCAAGATGCTGATTGAGGAACAAATTGTGCTGGCCAGCTAGTctattgtctgtggagattctcagtcatccaggtcatggttgtcccaaaggtgcttttccaagaggcagctggactctccacattccccaccatccagtcagagctgaagaagcttcttggatgagaagcgaaacgtcttcaaagaaaaaccagaaagtccagttgcctcttgaagaagcgcctttgggacagagCTAGTCTCTTGTACCAGCAGTCTTGTGTCCTGAGGGGAAATCCCtatcctctttcttcctcccaacTCCAGTTTTGTTAGTCTCCTTTGGGGATTTCTGTATTCCTGATAATGCCTAAGCCATCAGATCCCTGGGGAAACTCCTCAGGGCTCAGCCAAGAGCTCccctcttctccctttccttaccccagctctctccttctcctcttaacCTTGTGCTCCCCTCCCCCTGCCCACCTTAATGTCCTCTGGAAATTCTGGAGTGCAATTCCCATATTTCCCCAGTTCaggtgcctgcctgcctgggaaGCATCAGGTGAAGGAGACTCACCCTTAAGTTGAAGGATGCAGCCTTTCTGGTTCTCGGGGCACTTAAGCCCAGCAGAAGAGACTTTTCCCATCCTATTTTAGTCATCGGTTTCCTTTCGCGTGTTAAAACAGCAGCCTGCCTAAAGAGGAGGACTAACCCACCATCCTACGAATAAGCTGGCTTTGAAACAGCATTCCCTAATGTTGCTTTTCAATTAGCCAGTattgaaagtggggggggggggagaggttccAACGTCAAGGAAAAGGGAGCAAGGGCAAAACACATAGGACTAAAGTAAAAATTCCTCAGGAGGGACCAAGGAATTTATATTTATCCcatttcagtcatccaggccttGGCCTTAGTTTTGTTTTCCCTGTCTGACTAAAGAACTAGAAACTTGAATTTGGGACACCTTTGTTTTCAATGATAAAAGTTCACACCACAATATTGGATTTGGAATCGCTGAATGAGATGGGCAGCCCCTAAATTCGGTGAACCGAAATAAATACACGGATTGATAAGGGCAGGTGAATTGTTCTGACCGGTCTTCTCTGGGTTGGTCATTCTGGGCTGCTTTTTCCATTCCAGCAACTGCTTAACATACCGACGCATTTACCTCCCTCCGTGCAGTCCGGAGTACCTGATCCAGCCGGGCCTTTTCAAAGGGACCTACGGGAGCCACGGCCTTGAGATCGTCATGCTCAGCTTCCATGGGAAAAAGGCCAAGGGAACGAAAATCACGGTGAGCATAGAGGGTCCAGCCTTACAGagtcctaggccaggggtctgcaaactttgctcttttaagacttgtggacttcaattcccagagttcctcagccagcagctctgggagttgaagtccacaagtcttaaaagagccaagtttgcagacccctgttctaggcggTTGCTTCCTCcatgtgtttttattatttttagtagtGCCTCCATCCTGCTTTCCGGAAACACTGCCAAgactatatcagtggtgggtttcaatttttttttcccctaccggttctgtgggcgtggcatggcttggtgggcgtggtttggtgggcgtgacaggggaagtatactgtaaaatttccatttccttctgatcagctgggactcaggaggcagagaatagacgggggcagggccatctactactggttctccgaactactcaaaatttccgctaccggttctccagaactggtcagaacctgctgaaacccacctacgGAGTATATACACCTCTCACCTGACATAGCAGTATCAACACAAACACTAAAAAAAACCAGCTGTAAGTTTCAAAAGACAACTACAACAATCCCTTCTGCCGCCTGGAGCTGTCGAAGTTGAGTCAAGACGACAGACGCCTCTTCAtagttctctctctcagcctctgGCCAGAAGGGCCGGGCATCCGGATCTCTTCGCATGCCTCTGtaacccccttccttccttccttcccaactgCTGCTCTTGAGCTGAAAGCCAGCAGGTGCAAGGAGAGAGACGGCTGCTGGAATCCCGCTGGCAGGGCAGAAGGAAGGGAGCTGACAGTCTGCCTGAGAACCAGAGATTTCCAGCCTTCAAGGCAGACCAAACGAGGGAACCAAAGTCATGCAggctaatactacttttattataagatcttagtgatttttttttttgcaatggtcatCAAGCAAACGCAATAGATGtaaagtaggggtgtcaaactcaaggcctgctggatgcttagatctggcctgcgaggatgctctggaaacagcaaaggaccagcagaAACCAAGCtctgttaaggttagggttagccaaaaacagaactcgggagcccattttcactggcagagtgcttgggccgccacaggcgcccctgacacgagtgacgttgagtcggccacacccaccctggccacgacctctgtcccccccccccgaggtcaaacacaaccctgatgcggcccttcatgaaatcaagtttgacacccctgccataaagcgaacacagcagttgttaagtggaccaGTGGTTTGCTAGGGGCAGGATTTTTGGTGAAAACCAGAAATAAgtgctggtttccagcaaaaccgTCATAAAATAGAGTCACATGACGGTGGGACGCTGCAAACGGCCGTGTTGCCAAGGGCTTGAAGTTGGCTACATCATTGCGGAGAAGACCTGtgtgtcagaactttgaatcggGGTCTTAAAATCTCCTTTTCTCAGGTTGGCTGCAACTTCAAACCAGTCGTAAGTGGAGATAAGAGTCGTAAGTGGAGATAAGAGGGGTGGGGAGGAGCAGAAGATGGCTAGGAGGAAGCTACCTGAGTGGGAGCTTCTAGGAGAATTGCAAGGTTAGAGGTGGACAAAGTCCTGTCCGGCCATTTCTGCAAATGCAAAGCTTTCACCTGCTCCTGTCTCACCTCCAGGGCGATCCCAACATCCCAGCCGGCCAGCAGACGGTCGAAATTGACTTGGCCCATCCCATCCAGCTGCCTGACATTGAAAACCTGAGCAACTTCAGCGAGCTCTCCCGGATTGTGCTGGAGGTGCGAGAACAGGTGCGGCGGGAACAGCAGAAGCAGGAAGAAGGCTTGGCGGACGAGACGGGGCCGGAAGCTGAAGGCCAGCAGGAGCAGCagaagcaagaggaggaggaggaggaggaaggggctgGATCGGAGGCAGCTGGAGAAGGAGCAGCTGCCTCTGGCTccccccctgccccctgccccttcGTCCTGCCCGGTGGGATTGCCTCCCGAAACGAAGATTATCCCCGCACCTGCAGAGCATGGTAATGTtaaaggttgggggggggagacgattcccatggattttttaaaatttacatttatatcccccccttctccgaagactcaggataaTGTTGATATTCAGTGAGAGTCTCTTAAATTCCTCCTGCCTTTGCCAAAAACTCGTAATCTGTGAGCACGGGAAGCTGTTTTCCTCTTGGGAGTTGGTCAAATTTACATTATCTGGGTCTGGGgcggatttttttaaatatatgttagtcATGGCAATCCTACCGGTGACATTTTGGCTTTGTCTGTCAAACCTGGAAGGAAAGGTTCAAAATCTTTGAATTCCCACTTTGCGGAATTAATCAGGACTGCATTGTTATTTTGATTTAGTAATGCATAATCAAAATTGggatggttcggaccggttctcgtgaaccggtagctccgaagcTCCGACGATCTGCTGAGCCCGCCCACCCGCTCCTGCGCTTTacttaccgtactttttggagtataagacgcaccttagtttttggggaggaaaataagaaaaaagctgattggcaggtggatcggcttcCTGGAATAcgctcaatcagctgttcccagaggtgaattttagcaataggttccttggttgtgaactctgtgccttgcctttttttttttttttgcttttttttctgcctctgaaatttctgaaactctgtttcagaaaaaacttctttttctgccgctgaaagcctctgaaacagcttcagaaaaaaagcctctgaagctctgtttgggggcttcttttctgaagcttcgtttctgatgccttTTTCAGCGTCTGAAACCtctatttgagaagctgggcggggctacattcagagtataagatgcacccagattttcaccctcttttttggggggaaaaagctgcgtcttatactctagaAAATACGGTACCTTTATCTTTGCAGCTGATTAGGGCAGCAGAGCGGATggctgcgcctcagctgttttaattccctagcactaacgcgGAAGGTGATTTTTCGTTGAACTGCGCACGTGCGCACAACGAAGTCCACAATcattgaaccggttgttaaactggaagGATCCCACCACTTATCGGGAGGGATGATTTAAATGGCTTTGGAAATGGTGGGTCAAAACGTAGATTAGTTGCCCATCTCTGCTAAAGGCTGTGGTGCAgtgtgtttctcaaccgtggcaactttcagacttgtggacttcaactcccagaattccccagccaaggttgagaaacacctttAACTGTGGTAAGTGAGGCTCTGTAGCATTGTTGGTGGACTGAGCAATTATCTCTGATGCTCCAGAAAGCTGATCTGCATTGAAGTGAGGCCTGAATTAATTTTTCttggaaatgtctatggagattctcaaccatccaggtcttgtcccaaaggtgcttttggggCAACCAATTGGACTTcgtttttttctccttgaaaacattttgctttttgtccaagaagcttcttggacaaccatttcgatatgagccagcagctgccaaaaaagccaacacagttctgggctacataaacagagggatagaatctagatcacgtgaagtattagtgccactttataatgccttggtaaggccacacttggaatattgcattcagttctggtcgccacaatgtaaaaaagatgttgagactctagaaagagtgcagagaagagcaacaaagatgattaggggactggaggctaaaacatgaagaacggttgcaggaactggctatgtctagtttaatgaaaagaaggactaggggagacatgatagcagagttcagatatctcaggggctgccacaaagaagagggagtcaagctgttctccaaagcacctgagggtagaacaagaagtaatgagtggaaactaatcaaggagagaagcaacttagaactaaggagaaatttcctgacagttagaacaattaataagtgggacaactttcctccagaagttgtgagtgctccaacactggaagtttttaagaagaaattggataaccatttgtctgaagcggtgtagggtttcctgcctaagcagggggttggactagaagacctccaaggtcccttccaactctgttgttgttgttgttgttattatagaagcgaaatgttttcaacgaaaaaaaaacaaccaccaagaaaacccagttgctttttggaaaaaacagCTTGGGTTTTTCTTGGAAACGTCTCTGTGTtgtgttcgggaagtaacgaggctggagaccagggtagtgacaacagctctttaatatagggtgaacccagcaacaggctgggggaaaaacctctccttttatacagttctactggaggcttcgtccaatcagcaacgtgctgatttcccgctcaaatatttaaaggtacaaacataaatacataacactcctcccctcccagaaaacactttgcctctatttacatatttatttacatgttatttttcgacgtagtcacgcaaataacctgggcgtctcctagttctttctgacctgcgcggttcagttctgggtggtgttttgagctggtcggaggggctgttttctcctcccagctctttctctaggccgtcgggccttggattatttacagattctttttcttggccatccagccctggattacttttgtaattttccctgctgtttccctcgggaacctgatggcgtcgctggaactctgggacctcagctaagtcttgcgcctcccccgggtcattgtcagctgtgaattcaaattggtattggtcatgatttgtttcatttggttcggtttgatcagttattcgtttccttaactgatctatgtggcgcctccacactcggttgtctggtagctctaccacgtacgattttggcccggttatctttattatttggcctgcgaaccaactagggccgtccccatagtttcgggcccacacccggtcgcctatgctcatttcccttgtcttttctagttcccccttgtaaccctctggtgtgtaatggggattcaaacggtcaagtgggcaccggagtttccgtcccattagtaattcggctgggctttttccggtggccgtgcttggggttctgtgctggacggctaggaaaaagtctatctttgtttgccagtcacctggcttgagcctggacaatgcctccttagcgctccggacggaacgctctgcaaggccattcgacgcagggtggaaaggcgcagagaggacatgtcggatgccctcctctgccaggtattcttcaaactgggctgccgtgaattgaggcccattgtcggacaccagagtgtccggcaacccgtgagttgcaaataggtggcgcagggctgcgattactgcttcggccgtagtggatttcatgagtatgatctccaaccatttggagaatgcatcaacaaccactaggaacgtttggccgtggaaggggccagcaaaatcaatgtggattcttgaccagggcccttggggcttttcccattccctgactggggccgttgggggtagaggtctggactcttggcaagcctggcatttccctaccctctcagcaatctctgcgcccatgagtggccaccacacatagcttctagctaaccccttcatccttacgatccctgggtgaccctcgtggaggaggtccaatacctttccccttaatttatcaggaattattacacgatcaccccataacaggcaacccccttgagccgagagctcatctcgttttttaacaaaatctttgaaccgttcgcccggcgcagcgggccaccctctctgtacccaaccgagtacagtccttaacacaatgtccggtatgatgcccgagccacttccttagatgtgactgggccagagtccaaagagtcaataagtagaatgggtgtccccggagtggggtcgtcggttgcccctggtagtgggcatcggcttaacgcgtctgcatgccccacttcctttcctggtcgatgctgcagcttgtacgaataagcggctaggaatatagtccatcgggtcagtcgtggcgagagtgccacaggcgttgggcggtcgccagccagtatccctagtagcggtctgtggtcagtcacgatttcaaaattccgcccaaagacatattcgtggaattttttaacccctgacacaatggctagtgcttctttatctagctggctgtagtttctctctggggaggacaatgttctagagtaaaaagctataggggcttctgtgccgtttgggagtctatggctgagtacagctcccaccccataaggggaggcatcgcaaaccagcactaggggtaatgagttgtgatattggatgagcaggctatcacttgagagcaggttctttactgctcaaaagccctattttctgactttcccaagaccaaacagtatttttcctaagagcctatgcagcggttccaacggttgctttgttctttaaaagaccgtaaaaattcaccaatcccaggaatgcctgcagctctgctttgtttttgggcgctggagccttcctaattgccttaaccttgctctcagtgggtgaattcttcttgtctatccgtagcccaagaaatcgacggattcgacccctatctggcatttgtttgccttgacttttaatccgctgtccggaaaatgcccaaaacctttcttaaacgcctccccaattcctccatgttttccctgaaattaggacgtcaaaagtagggactaccctgggagcccctgcagtagtcgttccattaggttttggaacaaccctggtgccacactgaccccaaattgcaatcggtgcacttgaatgcccctgtgcgttacaatcgcttgggcttcagctgtgcgggcgccaacgggcagttgttggtaggcttgggccaagtctaactttgcaaagacttgcccttgccccaaagagtgcaataagtgttgcaccacggaaccgggtaagcgcttttctgtaaggctttgttaagcgccgccttgtagtcagcgcaaattctaattgacccgtccggctttattggggtgacgattgcctcccactttgcgtgatcgactggcaccaaaatccctgatttatgagcttgtccagctccttatcgatttttggttttagggcaaaagggactcccTCGcctaagcctaatgggggctacctggggtctaagttgaaggaaataggggtcccttgtacttgcccaggcagtccttgaagacatcttcgaactcgttaaagagaatgtctttcaggttacagtcactcctgtagatgccagtcactcccatgccc is a genomic window of Ahaetulla prasina isolate Xishuangbanna chromosome 12, ASM2864084v1, whole genome shotgun sequence containing:
- the FBXO31 gene encoding F-box only protein 31 isoform X5, producing MYLTPHDPHVDGPMRFKPLFRVHLMERRSATVECMYGHKGPHSGHIQIVKKDEFSTKCNQTDHHRMSGGRQEEFRTWLREEWGRTLEDIFHEHMQELILMKFIYTSQYDNCLTYRRIYLPPCSPEYLIQPGLFKGTYGSHGLEIVMLSFHGKKAKGTKITGDPNIPAGQQTVEIDLAHPIQLPDIENLSNFSELSRIVLEVREQVRREQQKQEEGLADETGPEAEGQQEQQKQEEEEEEEGAGSEAAGEGAAASGSPPAPCPFVLPGGIASRNEDYPRTCRACFYGTGLIAGHGFTSPERTPGVFVLFDDDRFGFIWLELQSFSLYSRIKVSFQNAEAPSREAFDEMLKNIQLLTS